A window of Bradyrhizobium sp. AZCC 1719 genomic DNA:
ATGTCGAGATAGGTCCCCGCCCCTGTCGGGTTCGGCTCGAAAAAGATGTGCCAGTTCCAGTTATAGTTCACGCTGCACCTTGTCCCCGAAAGTGCCGGTAAAGCTCTTGATCGCTAACGCTTATGCAAATGTCCGGCCATTTTCATTGCAAAAATGGCCGGACTATCTTGCTAGAAGTTCCTCATCCTGAGGAGCCCCGCACTGCGGGGCGTCTCGAAGGATGAGGGTCTACTTTTACTTATACGAATCCGGATCCGGCGAGTCCGACGGTTTGGCGAATTCGTTCTTCAGCTCGGCGCTGATCGGCGTGTTGAGGTTCAGCCCCTTGGGCGGGATCTTCTGCGTGAACCACTTGTCGTAGATCTTCTGGCCCTCGCCGCCGGTATAGAGCGCCGCCGTCGCCGCATCGACCACCTTCTTGAAGGCCGGATCGTCCTTGCGCAGCATGATGCCGTAGGGCTCGGGCTTGGAGAAAGCATCCTTGGAGATGAGGTAATCGCCCGGCGCCTTCGAGCCGGCAACCAGGCTCGCGAGCAGGATGTCGTCCATCACGAAGGCCACGGCGCGATCGGTCTCGACCATCAGGAATGCCTCGGCGTGGTCCTTGGCCGGGATGATGTTGATGTTGAGGCTGCGCGCCGCGTTGGCTTCGGTGAGCTGCTTGATATTGGTGGTGCCCGCGGTCGAGACCACCGGCTTGCCCTTCAGATCGTCGATCGAATTGATCTTGCTCGCCTTCTTGGTGACGTAGCGGCTGGCGGTCAGGAAGTGGGTGTTGGTGTAGGAAATCTGCTTCTGGCGCTCGACATTGTTCGTGGTCGAGCCGCATTCGAGATCGATCGTGCCGTTGGCGAGCAGCGGGATACGGGTCGACGACGTCACCGGGTTGAGCTTGACCTCGAGCTTGTCGAGCTTGAGCTCTTTCTTCACGGCATCGACGATCTTGTAGCAGATGTCCATAGCGTAGCCGATCGGCTTCTGGTTGTCGTCGAGATAGGAGAACGGAATCGACGAGTCGCGGTAGCCGAGCGTGATGGCGCCGGTATCCTTGATGTTCTTCAGCGTCCCGGTGAGCTCCTGGGCCGTTGCCGGTCCGGCGCACAACGCACCCGCGACCAGACAGCCGATAATATGATGGTGTTTCACGTAACTTCTCCCTCCAAAGGTTTCAGATGATTGCTCATCCACCCTGACTCAGCAACTTGCCGGGCCGTTTGGCCGACGGTCTCGAGCCTTTCTTGGCAAGACCCTTGGCAAGACCGCCTCCGGCGTGCCCGGCACTATGCCTGCACAATTCGGACCAAAACAGATTTAGCGCCCGTTGGCCATCATGCATTCGGCCCCTGAATGCGACTAAAGACAAAGGCAACGCCCATTTGTCGCCGCCGATCGGGACCAGCCGCTTCCGGCCGGAAGCCGCCACAGTCCCCTCCGTTAACCAAGCCACACCGCGTCCGCTGAACGCCATCCCGCACAGCACGTCGGACATGTCGCTTTCAATGACCCGCACGCCGAAAATGGGGGCGGTCTCCAGGATGAGATCGACCAGCCGGGCGAAATAGACGCCGGGCGAATACATCAAAAGGGGGACCGGATGCGACGCCCGGCCGGGCAGCGACGCGCCGCCCTTCGCCACCAGCGCTTCGCTGGCGTAGGGCCGCAAGAATTCGGTGCCGAGGGTGACGCGTTCGTAGCGATCCGGATCGAGATGGATCGGCTGCTGGGCGTGGTGGTAGCAGATCATCAGATCCACGTTGTCGGAGACCAGCGAGGTGACGAGATCGTGGATGTTGCCGACGACCACCGAGCAGCTCAACCGCCGCTCCTGTGACCAGGCCTGCCACCAATGCGGCAGCCGCGCGGTGGCCATCGCGAACGGCAGGGCGATGCGGATATGTTCGTTGCGGCGAAGCGGCTTGCCGCCAAGCTCGACGCGGGTGTCGAGCATCTGCCGCAGCAACTCGCCGGCATGCTCGCGAAAGCGCTCGCCTTGCGGCGTGAGCTGCGTCGGGTACACGCTGCGGTCGATCAGGTCGAAACCGAGCCAGGCTTCGAGCGATTTGATCCGTCGGCTGAACGCGGCCTGCGACGTGTTTCGTTTTTCGGCGGCGCGGGTGAAATTTCCGGTCTCGGCCACCATCAGGAAATCCTGAAGCCAGCGAAGCTCCATCAAGCCCCCCGCATTGCAAGCGATCGCGGCGTCGCCGCCACGATAGCCGCTCTGGGGCAACGCGTGGCTGCGGACGCCAACCGGCGCCGGTTCTCGATAGCAAATGTGAAGCTCCATGCCGGTAAACGTAGCGGGTCGCCGCCCGGGATGACCAATGCAAGCTTTGCATCGCCTCGGCTCGCCTTCGCTTCTGCGGCAGTCCCCGTCAAATCTCGCCCGTTCATGTCAGCCGTTCGACATTCGCCCATGATCGCATCTTCCTTAGCCTGCCACGCCTCCGGCAGGTTATGCAAATTTTGCATCATGCAGACTTGGCATCAAGGGCGCCGTTCGGTGGCCTTAAAACCTGGTGAGCAACACCCCTTCGTCCGATCGATTCTCACGCCTCGATCGGATGATCACCAGGATGAGACCTCGAAATGAAAATCTGCGTACTGGGCGCCGGTGTCATTGGACTGACGACCGCATGGTGCCTTGCCGAGGCCGGGCACGACGTCATCATCGTCGACCGGCATGCCTCCACCGCGAAAGGCGCCAGTGCAGCCAATGGCGGCCAGCTCTCTTACGCGTTCGTGGCGCCGCTGGCGTCTCCGGCAACACTCAGGAAGCTGCCGTCGCTACTGCTGTCGTCGACTTCGCCGATGCGCATCCGCGCTGGCCTCGATCCGGCCTTGATTTCCTGGGGCGCGCGCTTCCTGCTCGCTTGCCGGCCGGCAGCCGTGCGCGAGACCATTGCAGCGCAACTTGCGCTCGCCGCCTTGAGCCGGAGCGAGCTGGCGCGGCTGACGCAAAGCCTGATGCTCTCATTCGGGTTGCGAACCGCCGGCAAGCTCGTGGTGTTCCGAAGCCGGAACGAATTCGATATGGCGCGACGCGCGATCACCGCGAAAGCCGGCGAGTACGGCCAGCAGGTGTTGACGCCGGCGGAATGCCTGGCGCTGGAGCCTGCGCTCAGGCTTGACGCGCACGAACTCGCGGGCGGCATCTTCACGGCCTCCGAGCAGGTCGGAGATTGCGCGGCGTTTTGCGCAGGACTGACGTCTCGACTGCTGCGGCAACGCAACGTCGAATGGGTGCTCGGTACCGAAGTTGCCGGGCCGGTCCGTTCGGGCGGCCGGCTGGTCGCCGTCGACACCGGCAAGCGACATGTGCAGGCGGACCATTTCGTTTTGTGCATGGGGGCGGCATCGGGCGCTTTTGCGAAAGCGTGCGGATTCTATCTGCCGATCTATCCGCTCAAAGGCTACAGCATCACGCTTTCACCGGCGCCGGAGGCGCGCCTTCTTCGGCACAGCGTCACGGATATGGAACGCAAGCTGGTATTTGCGCCGCGCGCGCGCGACGGGCGCACGGCCATAAGGGTTGCCGGCATCGCCGATCTCGAAAGCGACACCACGATCGATGCAGGACGCGTCGAAGTCCTGCGCCGCGCCTCCGCCGAGTTGCTTGGGATCGACGCCGCCGGCGACATCGAGCCCTGGTGCGGGCTTCGTCCCATGACGCCCGACAGCCGGCCGATCATCGGCTGGTCGCCGCTTGACGGCCTCTTCATCAATTCAGGACACGGTATGCTCGGCTGGACGCTGGCGTGCGGCAGCGCGCGGCTGACGGCGGACTTGATCGGTTGCAAGCCATCGGTCGCGGCGGCCGGGGCATTTGCCCTGCGCCGCGCCGCCTAACGAACGGTGACGTTGCGAACCAGTGGGCCGACAATCCAGGCTGGCTGCCCGAATTCGCATGGTGCGGCGGCAGCCAAATTCCGTACTCCGGGATGCCGCGGCAGGCCGATTGTCGCTGGCGTCATTTCCAGCTTGTTGCGACGCGGACGGCGCGAGCCCCCAGCCGCCAACACGCTTTTCTTCCTCGGCGATTTCAGGGATGATCGAGCCCGGGAAGAAACAAGCGGCTCTCGTGTCAAGAGAAGCTGCAGGGGAGTGTTGCATATGTTCAGACGTAGCCATTTGGCGACCGCCATTGCTGCCTTCATGGGCGGCTTTCTCGTTAGATGCTGGTAGATCGAGATTCGGCCATTGGAGAGGGTGGTCTTTTCGCAACGACCGTCTTCGGCTGCAGTGGAGCCGCAGCATGGTCGGGCGTTGACTTTAGCTCAACCCACCGACCCAAGAAGTCGTTTGCGGGTGACCGTGTCAAGCCATAGGCGTGCTGTCGGCTAGGATTGCCCGGCCCAAAAAATGCGAATTCGGAGAGGAAGCCCATGAGCATTCAGGTTGCTTTAAGGCCGCGAAGCGGCGACGCGGCACTCTTCTTTGGTGCCCATCTTTCGCGGACTGACTTACTATTGTGGCAGCGCGCGGCTGACGGCGGACCTGATCGATCGCAAGCCCGCTGTGGTCGAGGCGGGAGCTTTCGCCCTGCGCCGCGCAGCCCGACCGAAGCCGCGCGGAAAATCGGCATGAGCTCGCAGGTTTGCTTTCGTATACGCCGCTCGTGCCGCCTCTGTCGGCCAGTCTATCAGTCAACGCACTCTTCTCATTCGATTTTAGCAATATCGCCGGCGGCTAACAAAAGAGAAACGGGTTTGGCCTCGACCGGACAGCAAGGGAGCGAGATTTGATGTTTCAACGCAGCCATTTGAGAATCGCGCTTGCGGCCGCCGCTATGCTGGTGTCGGCCCATGCCGGCGCGCAAGACTATCCCACCAAGCCGATTACGCTGATCGTCCCGTGGCCGGCGGGCGGTTCGACCGACATCTCGATGCGCGCGATCGCCGAAAGCGCTTCCAAGGTGCTGGGACAGCCGATCGCCATCGACAACAAGGCTGGCGGTAGCGGCACCGTCGGCCCGGCCACCATGGCGGCCGGCGCCAAGCCAGACGGCTACACCATCGCGCAGATTCCGATAACCGTGTTCCGCCTGCCCCTGATGCAGGAAGTCTCGTGGAATCCGGACAAGGACTTCACCTATATCGTCCACCTCACCGGCTACACGTTCGGCGTTACCACCAGCGCCGAGTCGCCCTTCAAGACGTGGAAGGACGTTGTCGACTACGCCAAGCAGAATCCCGGCAAGGTGACCTATGCGACGCCGGGCGCCGGCACATCGCTGCATATCGGCATGGAGCAGATCGCGTCCATGGCCGGCATCAAGCTCACCCAGGTGCCTTTCAAGGGCGGCGCGGAAACCAACGCCGCGGTGCTGGGACAGCACACCATGCTGCAGGCGGATTCAACGGGTTGGCGGCCGCTGGTCGACGCCGGCAAGCTGCGGCTTCTGATGGTGTGGACCTCGGCGCGTTCGCCGAATTATCCCGACGTGCCGACGCTGAAGGAGCTCGGCTATCCCATGGTCTATGACTCGCCATTCGGCATCGCCGGACCGAAAGGCATGGACCCGAAGATCGTCGCCAAGCTGCACGACGCCTTCAAGAAGGCGCTGGACGATCCGGCCGTGATCGCGACGCTGGCGAAATTCGACATGGTGCCCAGTTACAAGAGCACCGAGGACTACAAGAAGTTCGTCGTCGAGGTTACCGAGTCAGAGCGCAAGGTGGTCGACAAGCTCGGTCTGGCGAAGAAGACGAACTAATTGCTGCCTGGCACGTGTCCCGGACGCCGTGCAGCACGTTTGCGTTGCTCCGCGGAGCCGGGACCCACTGCGCCCGCAAACGCCCGCAAACATATGGGCTCCGGCTCTGCGGCGCACCACTTCGTGCTGCGCCGCGTCCGGGGAACGGCTGAAAGAGACAGATGAACGACAACGCCAACGTCAAATTCCGCCTCAACAATTCCGAACTGTGGGGCGGGCTGATCGGGCTCGCGCTCGGCGGCTTCGTGATCTGGTCCGGGCTCAAGCTCAAGCTCGGCACCATCAACGATCCCGGGTCGGGCTACGTCCTGTTCTATACCGGCATCCTGATGTGCCTGTTCGCCGCGGCGATCATCGTCGCGGCGCTCACCGAGGGTGGGCCGACCTTCGGTTCGCGTTGGCAGAATGCGCGCTGGACAAAGCCGGTGATCGTCATCGCCTGCCTCGCCGCGTTCGCCTTTGCGCTCAATCCGCTTGGCTTCCTGCTGTCGTCGATCCCGCTGATGGTGCTGCTGTTGCGGCTGGTCGATCCGGTGCGCTGGCAATTGACCATTCCAATCGCGCTGTTGGTGCCGCTCGGCATGTGGTGGATCCTTAAGCGCCTGCTGCTGATCCAATTGCCCTCGGGCATCTTCGAAATCGGCTGATCGCACCATGGACACGCTCATCAACGTCGCGCATGGCTTCGGCGTCGCCCTTCAGCCAATCAATCTGGTCTATTGTTTCATCGGCGTCTTTATCGGAACGCTGGTCGGCGTGCTGCCCGGCATCGGCCCGATCTCGGCGATGTCGCTCTTACTGCCGATCACGCTGTCGGGAACGCCAGAGTCCGGCATCATCATGATGGCCGGCATCTATTACGGCTCGATGTATGGCGGCTCGACCACCTCGATCCTGGTCAACATTCCCGGCGAAGCCGCTTCCGTCGTCACCTGTATCGACGGGCACCAGATGGCGAAACAAGGCCGCGCCGGTCCAGCGCTCGGCATCGCCGCGTTCGGCTCGTTCATCGCCGGCACCTTTGCGCTGGTCGCGCTGATGCTGGTGGCGCCGAAGCTTGCCAGCGTCGCGATCGCTTTCGGGCCGGCCGAATATTTCAGCCTGATGGTGCTCGGCGTCGTGGTGCTCACTTTCCTGACGCAGGGCTCGATGGCGAAGGCGCTGCTGATGGCTTGCACCGGCGTTGTGCTCGGCCTGATCGGTCTCGACAGCATCACCGCGCAGCCGCGCCTGACCTTCGGCCGGATCGAGCTAATCGACGGCATTGGCCTCGTCCCGGTTGTCATGGGCCTGTTCGGCGTCGCGGAGGTGCTGCTCAACACTGAACAAATCATCAAGCGCGACATCATCAACACGAAGATCGCGCACCTGCTGCCAAGCAAAGCAGACTGGAAGGCCAGCGCGGGCCCGATGTCGCGCGGAACGATTATGGGATTCCTTCTCGGCATCCTGCCGGGCGGCGGCGCGGTGATCTCTTCCTTTGCGTCCTATGCTCTGGAAAAGCGGCTGTCCAAGACACCGGAGCGCTTTGGCAACGGCGCGATCGAGGGCGTGGCGGGACCCGAAGCCGCCAATAACGCGGCCGCCGGAGGCGCCTTCATTCCGCTGATGACGCTCGGCATTCCGCCGAATGTGGTGATGGCGCTGTTGCTCGGCGCCTTCGTCATTCACGGCCTGCAGCCCGGTCCCTTGATGATCACGCAGAACCCGGGCCTGTTCTGGGGCATCGTCGCCAGCATGTATATCGGCAATTTGATGCTGCT
This region includes:
- a CDS encoding amino acid ABC transporter substrate-binding protein, translated to MKHHHIIGCLVAGALCAGPATAQELTGTLKNIKDTGAITLGYRDSSIPFSYLDDNQKPIGYAMDICYKIVDAVKKELKLDKLEVKLNPVTSSTRIPLLANGTIDLECGSTTNNVERQKQISYTNTHFLTASRYVTKKASKINSIDDLKGKPVVSTAGTTNIKQLTEANAARSLNINIIPAKDHAEAFLMVETDRAVAFVMDDILLASLVAGSKAPGDYLISKDAFSKPEPYGIMLRKDDPAFKKVVDAATAALYTGGEGQKIYDKWFTQKIPPKGLNLNTPISAELKNEFAKPSDSPDPDSYK
- a CDS encoding LysR family transcriptional regulator; protein product: MELRWLQDFLMVAETGNFTRAAEKRNTSQAAFSRRIKSLEAWLGFDLIDRSVYPTQLTPQGERFREHAGELLRQMLDTRVELGGKPLRRNEHIRIALPFAMATARLPHWWQAWSQERRLSCSVVVGNIHDLVTSLVSDNVDLMICYHHAQQPIHLDPDRYERVTLGTEFLRPYASEALVAKGGASLPGRASHPVPLLMYSPGVYFARLVDLILETAPIFGVRVIESDMSDVLCGMAFSGRGVAWLTEGTVAASGRKRLVPIGGDKWALPLSLVAFRGRMHDGQRALNLFWSELCRHSAGHAGGGLAKGLAKKGSRPSAKRPGKLLSQGG
- a CDS encoding FAD-dependent oxidoreductase — translated: MKICVLGAGVIGLTTAWCLAEAGHDVIIVDRHASTAKGASAANGGQLSYAFVAPLASPATLRKLPSLLLSSTSPMRIRAGLDPALISWGARFLLACRPAAVRETIAAQLALAALSRSELARLTQSLMLSFGLRTAGKLVVFRSRNEFDMARRAITAKAGEYGQQVLTPAECLALEPALRLDAHELAGGIFTASEQVGDCAAFCAGLTSRLLRQRNVEWVLGTEVAGPVRSGGRLVAVDTGKRHVQADHFVLCMGAASGAFAKACGFYLPIYPLKGYSITLSPAPEARLLRHSVTDMERKLVFAPRARDGRTAIRVAGIADLESDTTIDAGRVEVLRRASAELLGIDAAGDIEPWCGLRPMTPDSRPIIGWSPLDGLFINSGHGMLGWTLACGSARLTADLIGCKPSVAAAGAFALRRAA
- a CDS encoding tripartite tricarboxylate transporter substrate binding protein, with the translated sequence MLVSAHAGAQDYPTKPITLIVPWPAGGSTDISMRAIAESASKVLGQPIAIDNKAGGSGTVGPATMAAGAKPDGYTIAQIPITVFRLPLMQEVSWNPDKDFTYIVHLTGYTFGVTTSAESPFKTWKDVVDYAKQNPGKVTYATPGAGTSLHIGMEQIASMAGIKLTQVPFKGGAETNAAVLGQHTMLQADSTGWRPLVDAGKLRLLMVWTSARSPNYPDVPTLKELGYPMVYDSPFGIAGPKGMDPKIVAKLHDAFKKALDDPAVIATLAKFDMVPSYKSTEDYKKFVVEVTESERKVVDKLGLAKKTN
- a CDS encoding tripartite tricarboxylate transporter TctB family protein; this translates as MNDNANVKFRLNNSELWGGLIGLALGGFVIWSGLKLKLGTINDPGSGYVLFYTGILMCLFAAAIIVAALTEGGPTFGSRWQNARWTKPVIVIACLAAFAFALNPLGFLLSSIPLMVLLLRLVDPVRWQLTIPIALLVPLGMWWILKRLLLIQLPSGIFEIG
- a CDS encoding tripartite tricarboxylate transporter permease: MDTLINVAHGFGVALQPINLVYCFIGVFIGTLVGVLPGIGPISAMSLLLPITLSGTPESGIIMMAGIYYGSMYGGSTTSILVNIPGEAASVVTCIDGHQMAKQGRAGPALGIAAFGSFIAGTFALVALMLVAPKLASVAIAFGPAEYFSLMVLGVVVLTFLTQGSMAKALLMACTGVVLGLIGLDSITAQPRLTFGRIELIDGIGLVPVVMGLFGVAEVLLNTEQIIKRDIINTKIAHLLPSKADWKASAGPMSRGTIMGFLLGILPGGGAVISSFASYALEKRLSKTPERFGNGAIEGVAGPEAANNAAAGGAFIPLMTLGIPPNVVMALLLGAFVIHGLQPGPLMITQNPGLFWGIVASMYIGNLMLLVLNLPMIGMWVQLLKLPYNILFPLIILFTIIGVYCSSNNVFDVYVMIAFGIIGYFMRKLGYEPAPLVLAFVLGPMLENNLRKSLILSQGNLMTFVERPISAACLLFAVVLLVAPLLPSLRKKRELVALDEEV